In Bradyrhizobium sp. 195, the sequence CTGTTTCGCGCAGTGCCTGGTGAGGGCCGACGACGCCGTGATCGCGCGGGCCAGCGGCACGTTCCGGGTGGTGCCGAAGAAGGGGTAGGCTCTCGTGCCCCGGACGCAGCGCAGCGCGCCGCGTTTGCGGCGTGGTGCTCTGCAGAGCCGGGGCCCATCCATCCGCAGCTAGCGCTCTGGCTTCCCGGGTCCCGGCTCTGCGGAGCGGCGCTTCGCGCCGCACCGCGTCCGGGCACGAATGCTACCCAAACCGCCACTGCGCCGTCTCCACCACGAGATCGACGAACGCGCGCACCTTGGCCGAGAGCAGGCGCGAGGTCGGATAGATGATGTGGATCGGAAGCACCGGTTGTTCGTATGCCGCGAGCACGATTTTGAGCCGTCCGCGCTTGAGGCCGTCGGCGGCCTGATAGGCCAGCACGCGCGTCACGCCGCCGCCGGCCTCGGCATATTGCAGCGCCGCGTCGGCGCTGTTGCTGATGAAGCGGGGAAACGGCGTCACCTCGATGTCGCGGCCGTCGCGCAGGAAACGCCATTCGGACCAGGGACCGAACTGGATGGTCTGATGTGCGGGGAGGGCTTCCGGCGTCTTGGGTTCGCCGTGGCGCTTGAGATAGCTGGGCGAGGCCACCACGATCCGCCGCATCTCGCCGACCTGGCGCGCCACCAGCGAGGAATCCGCGAGATGGCCGATCCGCACCGCGGCGTCGACGGCGTCCTCCACGAGGTTGACCAGGTGGTCCGACAGCCTCAGCTCGGCGGTGACCTCGGGATAGCGCTTGAGATAGGCGGTCATGACCGGCCCGACATGCAGACGGCCGAAGCCAACCGGCGCCGATACCACGAGCCGTCCGCTTGGCCGGTTGCGCTCGTCCCGCGCAGAGCCATCGGCCTCCTCGACATCGGCGAGGATGCGCCGCGCGCGTTCCAGATAGCGCGTGCCGACATCGGTCAATCTCACTTGCCGAGTGGTCCGCTGCAGCAGCCGCGCACCGAGATGCTCCTCCAGCGCCGCGATCAGCCGCGTCACCGCCGAGGGCGACAGTCGCAGCTTGCGCGCCGCCGGCGCAAAGCCGCGCAGATCGGCGACGGTGACGAAGACGTGCATGGCTTCGAGACGGTCCATGGGAATTATTGCATATATCGCAACGATCAAGTGTCAAGCGGGTCGATTGTTTTGCCCGCCGGAAGCTCCATTTTAGGACGTGAAAGACGCAGCAATGCGCCGGAATTCCAGGAGATGTTCCGATGACGGCCGTACATACTTATGCCAGCGACGTCGCCTTCTCGCCCGCGGTGAAGGGGATCCAGGCGCGCAAGGGTTCGCGCGAGGCTTATGCGCGCAGCGAGCAGCGCGGCTGGCGTACCGAGGTCGACGACAACCTAGAAGCCTTCCTCGCTGACGCCAACAGCTTCTATTTCGCCACCGCTTCAGCGGACGGCCAGCCCTATATCCAGCACCGCGGCGGGCCCAAGGGCTTTCTCAAGGTGCTGGACAGGCAGACGCTGGCCTTCGCCGATTATGCCGGCAACCAGCAGTTTATCACCCAGGGTAACCTCTCGGAGAATCCCAAGGCCTACATCTTCGTGATGGACTACGCCCACCGCCGCCGCGTGAAGATCT encodes:
- a CDS encoding LysR family transcriptional regulator codes for the protein MDRLEAMHVFVTVADLRGFAPAARKLRLSPSAVTRLIAALEEHLGARLLQRTTRQVRLTDVGTRYLERARRILADVEEADGSARDERNRPSGRLVVSAPVGFGRLHVGPVMTAYLKRYPEVTAELRLSDHLVNLVEDAVDAAVRIGHLADSSLVARQVGEMRRIVVASPSYLKRHGEPKTPEALPAHQTIQFGPWSEWRFLRDGRDIEVTPFPRFISNSADAALQYAEAGGGVTRVLAYQAADGLKRGRLKIVLAAYEQPVLPIHIIYPTSRLLSAKVRAFVDLVVETAQWRFG
- a CDS encoding pyridoxamine 5'-phosphate oxidase family protein, which encodes MTAVHTYASDVAFSPAVKGIQARKGSREAYARSEQRGWRTEVDDNLEAFLADANSFYFATASADGQPYIQHRGGPKGFLKVLDRQTLAFADYAGNQQFITQGNLSENPKAYIFVMDYAHRRRVKIWGEARVIEDDEALTTSLMPKGYRARPEQVILFKITAWDTNCPQHIPQKFDAGDVAAALAARDARIAELEAEVAAMKGATS